One part of the Paenibacillus silvisoli genome encodes these proteins:
- a CDS encoding ribonucleotide-diphosphate reductase subunit beta: MELQKKKLFNEEGDRDWGQRRMIGGNTTNLIELNNVKYDWATKMYRTMMNNFWIPEEIPLAQDAKDYKNLSLSERNSYDKIISFLIFLDSLQTANLPNVNEYITAPEVNLCLTVHTFQEAVHSQSYSYILDSVVSPEVRDQIYNLWREDKNLLKRNRFITDLYENFIANPSSQNLIKTIMANYILEGIYFYSGFSFFYALGRQGKMLGTVSEIKYIQRDELTHLALFQGIFREVRKENPELFTPVLIEELRQMMKTAVEHEIEWGQYITNNQIPGLTDEIIEQYIKFLSNERLRKLNLDILYPEIAEHPMKWVESFSNMNGMKTDFFEQKVTNYSKSSNLNWGDL; this comes from the coding sequence ATGGAACTGCAAAAGAAAAAACTGTTCAATGAAGAGGGCGACCGGGATTGGGGTCAACGCCGCATGATTGGCGGCAACACAACCAACTTGATCGAGCTGAACAACGTAAAATATGATTGGGCAACCAAAATGTACCGGACGATGATGAATAACTTCTGGATTCCGGAAGAGATTCCTCTCGCGCAGGATGCCAAGGACTACAAGAACCTGTCGCTTTCCGAACGCAACAGTTATGATAAAATCATTAGCTTCCTCATCTTCCTGGATTCGCTGCAAACGGCAAACCTGCCGAACGTGAACGAATATATTACGGCTCCCGAGGTTAACCTGTGCCTAACGGTGCACACGTTCCAAGAAGCGGTGCACAGCCAATCGTATTCCTATATTCTGGACAGCGTCGTCTCTCCGGAAGTACGCGACCAAATTTATAACTTGTGGCGCGAAGACAAAAACCTCTTGAAGCGGAACCGGTTCATCACCGACCTCTACGAGAACTTCATTGCCAATCCGTCGTCGCAGAACCTGATTAAGACGATAATGGCGAACTACATTTTGGAAGGCATCTACTTCTACAGCGGCTTCAGCTTCTTCTATGCGCTCGGCCGTCAAGGCAAGATGCTCGGTACCGTCTCCGAGATCAAATACATCCAACGCGATGAATTGACTCACCTGGCGCTGTTCCAAGGTATTTTCCGCGAGGTTCGCAAAGAAAATCCGGAACTGTTTACGCCGGTGCTGATCGAAGAGCTGCGCCAAATGATGAAAACTGCCGTCGAGCATGAAATCGAGTGGGGCCAATATATTACGAACAACCAGATTCCCGGCCTGACGGACGAAATTATCGAGCAGTACATTAAATTCCTGTCCAATGAACGCCTGCGCAAGCTGAACCTCGACATTCTCTATCCGGAGATTGCCGAGCACCCGATGAAATGGGTTGAAAGCTTCAGCAACATGAACGGCATGAAGACGGACTTCTTCGAACAGAAAGTAACCAACTACAGCAAATCGTCCAACCTTAACTGGGGCGACCTGTAA
- a CDS encoding AraC family transcriptional regulator → MENRDLNDMQPFIRVGHHYLFPYERNPFEVSRYGYCYALHLVEGGKGKIIINGEATTLTKGDLIFLPPQLMHSFYTDQDSRLSTYNLYFELWSDAPMRTEHHLYWHLSDYKAELLTTVRANDELDTLPHILPLQHHPFLTELFAHIVKQHQHQWEYGHTVAHSLLKAFLLELAQIAGESWQSDYRMRMIMQRIDREAHAGSNYTDWLAQSGLQKTRFHTLFKQTSGLSPKAYWSRAVMKQAAVALWESNRSITAIAEDLGYSSIHHFTKQFTAYYGVSPSQYRKRKG, encoded by the coding sequence GTGGAAAATCGAGATCTGAATGACATGCAGCCTTTCATTCGCGTTGGGCATCATTATTTGTTTCCGTACGAACGGAACCCGTTCGAGGTCAGCCGCTATGGGTACTGCTATGCCCTGCATCTCGTCGAGGGCGGCAAAGGCAAAATCATCATCAACGGCGAAGCCACGACGCTTACGAAAGGCGATCTCATCTTTCTGCCGCCTCAGCTGATGCATTCCTTCTATACGGACCAAGACAGCCGGCTCTCAACCTACAATCTATATTTCGAGCTTTGGAGCGATGCTCCGATGCGTACGGAGCATCATTTGTACTGGCATCTATCGGATTATAAGGCCGAGCTGTTGACGACCGTACGGGCAAACGATGAGCTGGATACGCTGCCGCATATTCTTCCTCTTCAGCATCATCCGTTTCTGACCGAGCTCTTCGCCCATATCGTCAAGCAGCACCAGCACCAATGGGAATACGGGCATACGGTTGCCCACAGCCTGTTAAAAGCGTTCCTCTTGGAGCTCGCCCAGATCGCCGGCGAAAGCTGGCAAAGCGATTACCGCATGCGAATGATTATGCAGCGGATCGACCGCGAAGCCCATGCCGGCTCCAATTACACGGACTGGCTCGCGCAGAGCGGCCTACAGAAGACGCGGTTTCACACCCTCTTTAAGCAGACGTCCGGCCTCTCGCCGAAAGCCTATTGGAGCCGAGCGGTCATGAAGCAGGCTGCCGTCGCCCTGTGGGAGAGCAATCGCTCGATTACCGCGATCGCCGAAGATTTAGGCTACTCGTCCATCCATCATTTTACGAAGCAGTTTACTGCTTATTACGGCGTGTCGCCTTCGCAATACCGCAAGCGGAAAGGATAG
- a CDS encoding PH domain-containing protein, which translates to MMSIPVYIVNAAMAVTLLLLSLFAGLSTGSLAFRRTTYSLKRTAVATLAILGSMTLLSAAKLIMLIATYSYRSWFVLDNALLFFALIMLPTAAIARYSLPRLLDLAKLKIKSLDEAANRTKRRSASAVALVVPIQVLVVEAFLYASIIVFPLGMEYRKEMLAVGLAVLASPALLVWRQSIRHRRIHRDDGTSAIHKVKRVLVFTMACLLLAFGIFHTMSNAKTLSKPAERDLSVDISLIHAPSNE; encoded by the coding sequence ATGATGTCCATACCCGTCTATATCGTAAACGCGGCTATGGCCGTAACTTTGCTGCTGCTTTCGCTGTTTGCCGGGCTCTCGACCGGCAGTCTCGCTTTTCGGCGCACGACGTACAGCCTGAAACGGACGGCTGTCGCCACGCTGGCCATTCTCGGCTCGATGACGCTGCTGTCGGCGGCCAAACTAATCATGCTCATCGCGACCTACTCCTACCGCAGCTGGTTCGTACTCGATAACGCGCTGCTCTTCTTCGCTCTCATCATGCTGCCTACCGCGGCGATCGCTCGCTATTCGCTGCCCCGCCTGCTCGATCTGGCGAAGCTGAAGATCAAGAGCCTTGACGAAGCGGCCAACCGCACGAAGCGCCGCTCGGCATCGGCCGTCGCACTGGTCGTGCCGATTCAAGTGCTCGTCGTCGAAGCGTTTCTGTACGCGTCCATCATCGTGTTTCCGCTTGGCATGGAATACCGGAAGGAAATGCTGGCCGTCGGTCTAGCCGTCCTGGCTTCGCCAGCGCTGCTCGTTTGGCGGCAGTCGATCAGGCATCGACGCATTCATCGCGATGACGGAACATCGGCCATTCATAAGGTGAAGCGCGTGCTCGTCTTTACGATGGCGTGCTTGCTGCTCGCGTTCGGCATCTTCCATACGATGAGCAATGCAAAAACGCTCAGCAAGCCTGCTGAGCGCGATCTATCCGTCGATATTTCGTTGATTCATGCTCCGTCGAACGAGTAA
- a CDS encoding gamma-glutamylcyclotransferase family protein encodes MPNEQDRLTTVFIYGSLLPGLSNHHVVAGFILASKPGIIKGRLVDYGPYPALLRDEMARTNDSVVRGMWITVNGQGLRNMDELEQFMGIEEDNDYDRIWVTDIAQPEQSGWVYVWDTPRGCPPIEESYWPDYFARKRGLA; translated from the coding sequence ATGCCAAACGAACAGGATCGCTTAACAACGGTGTTCATTTACGGCTCCCTGCTGCCGGGCCTCAGCAACCATCATGTCGTAGCCGGATTTATATTGGCCTCAAAGCCCGGCATCATTAAGGGGAGACTTGTCGATTACGGACCGTATCCCGCGCTGCTGCGCGACGAGATGGCCCGGACGAACGATTCGGTCGTTCGCGGGATGTGGATTACGGTCAACGGGCAAGGCTTGCGTAACATGGATGAGCTGGAGCAGTTCATGGGGATTGAAGAGGATAACGACTACGATCGGATTTGGGTGACCGACATCGCGCAGCCGGAGCAAAGCGGGTGGGTGTATGTATGGGATACGCCGAGAGGCTGTCCGCCGATCGAGGAAAGCTATTGGCCGGACTATTTTGCCCGCAAGCGGGGGCTGGCCTAG
- a CDS encoding putative bifunctional diguanylate cyclase/phosphodiesterase, whose product MSANRAEKITMCTAIAAVIGFLFMRGFHSELYWTIPKKVYLFIHSSMEFSGFAVSFTMLVLGWLFFAKSLSKHRLYTAALFGAVGVFDLLHGLTTEGMPFYRSVGETTLSALFAMTAQLIGSVGLFFIFSKNDAPVAARKRLPAVVVSLGSAVLVSVLYYALAGLSAVPVLTGESLGTLETLVRFIILFSYLSTLGMLLYLNRNERPQALLTIIQALVFFLVANVQFMLGSGIQDSDMLFGHLYRLIGYYFLMKGIYYVTLEEPFKQQKRTEARINYLAYHDELTGLSNRRLLQEQLDAELRRAQLSNSQLAVFLLDIDRFKTFNDALGHSFGDQMLQAVSERLRLAAGKRSHVYRMGGDEFVVLMPNIMEQEKEQVESKAKALMGLFDAPFVLGEAEYHITISLGISFFPQDGESVEVLLKNADTAMYNAKMHRNEFSSYEPEMNRKSHDRLRLESDLRRAIEQEQFTLAYQPLVNLSNGKVVGVEALVRWHHPKRGLLPPGEFIPLTEENGLILPLGEWVLKAACKQNVAWQSAGMPPMMMSVNLSMRQFRQHQLAERIKSILDQTGMQPRYLELEITESMTSDVEFACETLASLKEIGVKISIDDFGTGYSSLISLKRFPIDKLKIDRSFVGDLTQGGSDAAIVSTITSMAKNLKLKVTAEGVENDEQIKFLRERNCEEAQGYYFTKPIPANLFENWYKHRNQLA is encoded by the coding sequence ATGTCGGCAAACAGGGCGGAAAAAATAACGATGTGTACGGCGATTGCCGCCGTCATCGGCTTTTTATTTATGCGGGGCTTTCATAGCGAGCTCTATTGGACGATTCCGAAGAAGGTCTATCTGTTCATCCATTCCAGCATGGAGTTCAGCGGCTTTGCGGTCAGCTTCACCATGCTGGTGCTGGGCTGGCTCTTCTTCGCGAAATCGTTGTCGAAGCATCGGCTCTATACGGCGGCGCTGTTTGGCGCTGTCGGCGTATTCGACTTGCTTCACGGGCTGACGACGGAAGGGATGCCGTTCTATCGGTCCGTCGGGGAAACGACGCTGTCCGCCTTGTTCGCGATGACTGCCCAGCTGATCGGCTCCGTCGGCCTGTTTTTCATTTTCAGCAAGAACGATGCGCCGGTTGCCGCAAGGAAGCGGCTTCCGGCCGTTGTCGTATCGCTCGGGTCTGCCGTGCTTGTTTCCGTTCTCTACTATGCGCTTGCCGGATTGTCTGCCGTGCCGGTGCTGACGGGCGAGTCGCTCGGCACGCTGGAAACGCTGGTGCGCTTCATCATTTTGTTCTCGTATTTAAGCACGCTCGGAATGCTGCTGTACTTGAACCGCAACGAGCGCCCGCAAGCGCTGCTCACCATCATTCAAGCGCTCGTCTTTTTCCTGGTCGCCAACGTGCAGTTCATGCTGGGCTCCGGCATCCAGGACAGCGATATGCTCTTCGGCCATTTGTATCGGCTGATCGGCTACTATTTCTTGATGAAGGGCATCTATTACGTCACGCTGGAAGAGCCGTTCAAGCAGCAAAAGCGCACGGAAGCGCGCATTAACTATTTGGCCTACCATGATGAGCTGACCGGCTTGTCCAACCGGCGGCTGCTGCAGGAGCAGCTGGACGCGGAGCTGCGGCGGGCTCAGCTGAGCAACAGCCAGCTGGCGGTCTTTCTGCTCGATATCGACCGGTTCAAAACGTTCAACGATGCGCTTGGCCATTCCTTCGGCGACCAAATGCTGCAGGCCGTTTCGGAGCGGCTGCGCCTCGCGGCCGGCAAGCGGAGCCATGTATACCGGATGGGCGGAGACGAGTTCGTCGTCTTGATGCCGAACATCATGGAGCAGGAGAAGGAGCAAGTGGAGTCGAAGGCCAAAGCGCTGATGGGGCTGTTCGATGCGCCCTTCGTGCTCGGCGAGGCGGAATACCACATCACGATCAGCTTGGGTATTTCCTTCTTTCCGCAGGACGGGGAAAGCGTGGAGGTGCTGCTTAAAAATGCCGACACCGCCATGTACAACGCCAAAATGCATCGCAACGAGTTCTCCAGCTACGAACCGGAGATGAACCGGAAATCGCATGACCGGCTGCGACTTGAGAGCGATCTTCGTCGCGCGATCGAGCAGGAGCAGTTCACGCTCGCTTATCAGCCGCTCGTCAACCTGTCAAACGGCAAGGTCGTCGGCGTCGAGGCGCTCGTGCGCTGGCATCATCCGAAGCGCGGCCTGCTGCCGCCGGGCGAATTTATTCCGCTGACGGAGGAGAACGGTCTTATTTTGCCGCTTGGGGAGTGGGTGCTTAAGGCCGCCTGCAAGCAAAATGTCGCTTGGCAAAGTGCCGGCATGCCTCCGATGATGATGTCCGTGAACTTGTCGATGCGGCAGTTCAGGCAGCATCAGCTGGCGGAGCGAATCAAGAGCATCCTCGATCAAACGGGCATGCAGCCGCGATATTTGGAGCTGGAAATTACGGAGAGCATGACAAGCGACGTGGAGTTTGCCTGCGAGACGCTCGCCAGTCTGAAAGAGATCGGCGTGAAGATCAGCATCGACGATTTCGGCACCGGCTACAGCTCGCTCATTTCGCTGAAACGGTTCCCGATCGATAAGCTGAAGATCGACCGCTCGTTCGTTGGCGATTTAACGCAGGGCGGGAGCGATGCGGCGATCGTATCGACGATTACGTCCATGGCCAAAAACTTAAAGCTGAAGGTGACCGCCGAAGGCGTAGAGAACGACGAGCAGATCAAGTTTTTGCGCGAACGCAACTGCGAAGAGGCGCAGGGCTATTACTTCACGAAGCCGATTCCGGCGAATTTATTCGAGAATTGGTACAAGCACCGGAATCAATTGGCTTAA
- a CDS encoding LamB/YcsF family protein, producing the protein MKNNEEWTQPAPRQRFVDLNCDFGEGYGAYTFGHDDALLAHVTSVNIACGFHAGDPHTMRAAVEMAARAGAAIGAHPGLPDRLGFGRREMAVTADEVYDLTLYQIGALDAFARAAGSSLRHVKPHGALYHMTGRSAELADAFVRAVQAYQPSLLVYGQWGSELLRAADRLGVRGVSEIFADRSYQADGTLTPRSEPGATLTSAEESLQQTIGIIEQGKAKTSGGAVIAIQGDTVCLHGDGPHAAAFAAALREGLKSAGIGVRPPQ; encoded by the coding sequence ATGAAGAATAACGAGGAATGGACGCAGCCGGCGCCGCGGCAGCGGTTCGTCGACCTGAACTGCGATTTCGGCGAAGGCTACGGCGCTTATACGTTCGGCCACGATGATGCGCTGCTCGCGCATGTGACCTCCGTCAATATCGCCTGCGGCTTTCATGCCGGGGATCCCCATACGATGCGCGCAGCGGTCGAGATGGCGGCGCGGGCGGGAGCGGCGATCGGCGCGCATCCCGGTTTGCCGGACCGGCTCGGCTTCGGCCGCCGCGAAATGGCGGTCACGGCCGATGAGGTCTACGATTTGACGCTTTATCAGATCGGCGCTCTGGATGCATTCGCGAGGGCGGCGGGCAGCAGCCTGCGCCATGTGAAGCCGCACGGGGCGCTCTATCATATGACCGGGCGAAGCGCGGAGCTTGCGGACGCGTTCGTACGGGCGGTACAAGCCTATCAGCCTTCTCTATTGGTCTATGGTCAATGGGGAAGCGAGCTGCTTCGCGCAGCGGACAGGCTCGGGGTTCGCGGGGTGTCCGAAATATTCGCGGACCGCTCCTACCAAGCGGACGGCACGTTGACGCCTCGCAGCGAGCCAGGCGCAACGCTAACCTCCGCGGAGGAGTCGCTGCAGCAGACGATCGGCATCATCGAGCAAGGCAAGGCGAAGACAAGCGGAGGCGCGGTCATTGCGATTCAGGGGGACACCGTCTGTCTCCATGGCGACGGACCGCATGCGGCGGCATTTGCCGCGGCGCTTCGCGAAGGATTGAAATCGGCGGGCATCGGTGTAAGGCCTCCGCAGTAA
- a CDS encoding 5-oxoprolinase subunit C family protein — translation MSIRVLKPGLHTTMQDLGRPGWRAYGVPEGGAMDRMALRTANLLVGNAEGAAGLELTLTGPQLVAEEALLLAVCGADMAPLVDGEALPLERPVWIAAGTVISFPPAVSGCRAYVAAAGGFAAEAALGSRGTDTRAGIGGVAGAGRPLRAGDVLPLGSAPPQAAALRAALAARAAAAKPQGRRRSWAAPGWFAPPPLQAPRPRGGGNTAGIRLRVMPGAEYGQFREAARTALMRERFRVAPASDRMGVRLDGPPLHMEDSAELLSHGVIAGTIQVPRGGAPIILGADCQTTGGYPKLAHVITADLPLLAQCKPGDDIAFELVTLEEAQRCYLEQERGMRMLAAAIALHSKRIT, via the coding sequence ATGAGCATACGAGTGTTGAAGCCAGGCTTACATACAACCATGCAAGATTTAGGCCGTCCGGGCTGGCGCGCCTACGGCGTTCCCGAAGGCGGCGCAATGGACCGGATGGCGCTGCGCACCGCGAACCTGCTTGTGGGCAACGCCGAGGGGGCCGCGGGGCTCGAGCTGACGCTGACCGGTCCGCAGCTGGTCGCGGAGGAAGCGCTGCTCCTCGCGGTCTGCGGCGCCGATATGGCGCCGCTCGTTGACGGCGAGGCGCTGCCGCTGGAGCGGCCGGTTTGGATCGCGGCGGGAACGGTGATCTCGTTCCCGCCTGCCGTGAGCGGCTGCCGCGCGTACGTAGCGGCAGCCGGCGGCTTCGCGGCCGAGGCGGCGTTGGGCAGCCGCGGCACGGACACGCGCGCCGGCATCGGCGGCGTCGCCGGAGCCGGGCGCCCGCTGCGCGCCGGCGACGTGCTGCCGCTCGGCAGCGCCCCGCCGCAGGCGGCTGCGCTGCGCGCAGCGCTCGCCGCGCGCGCAGCGGCGGCGAAGCCGCAGGGCCGCCGCCGGAGCTGGGCGGCCCCGGGCTGGTTCGCGCCGCCGCCGCTGCAGGCCCCGCGGCCGCGCGGCGGCGGCAATACCGCCGGCATCCGGCTGCGCGTGATGCCGGGCGCCGAGTACGGGCAGTTCCGCGAAGCGGCCCGTACGGCGCTGATGCGGGAGCGCTTCCGCGTGGCTCCCGCATCGGACCGGATGGGGGTCCGCCTCGATGGCCCCCCGCTGCATATGGAGGACAGCGCGGAACTGCTGTCCCACGGCGTCATCGCCGGCACGATTCAGGTGCCGCGCGGAGGCGCGCCGATCATTCTCGGCGCGGACTGCCAGACGACCGGCGGCTATCCGAAGCTCGCGCACGTCATAACGGCGGATTTGCCGCTGCTGGCGCAGTGCAAGCCGGGCGACGACATCGCCTTCGAGCTGGTTACGCTGGAGGAAGCCCAGCGCTGCTACCTGGAGCAGGAGCGCGGCATGCGAATGCTTGCGGCCGCGATCGCGCTTCATAGCAAGCGCATCACATAA
- the pxpB gene encoding 5-oxoprolinase subunit PxpB — translation MSEHLGWSYRLAPIGDRALVVKLESGDASGLWQTAAALADAFRAERLTWIVDVVPAYDSVTIVYEMALIRHGQHAAAVTPYDAATAETNSLLQRARSAVGANQPRIVEIPVCYGGPYGPDLAACAARAGLEETVFVKRHASAQYRVAMIGFMPGFPYLTGLPQELSQPRLASPRSAVPAGSVGIAGGHTGIYPLATPGGWQLIGRTPLRLFDPGRAEPFLLRAGDVLTFVPILAEEYVDMKPGAAEE, via the coding sequence GTGAGCGAACATTTGGGATGGTCCTACCGCTTGGCGCCGATCGGAGACCGGGCGCTGGTCGTCAAGCTGGAAAGCGGAGACGCGTCCGGCCTGTGGCAGACAGCCGCCGCGCTCGCGGATGCGTTCCGGGCGGAGCGTCTCACTTGGATCGTGGACGTCGTCCCGGCTTACGACTCGGTCACCATCGTGTACGAGATGGCGCTGATTCGGCATGGGCAGCACGCCGCGGCAGTCACTCCGTATGACGCGGCGACTGCCGAAACGAACAGCCTTCTTCAACGAGCGCGATCGGCGGTAGGGGCTAACCAGCCGCGCATCGTCGAAATACCGGTTTGCTACGGCGGTCCCTACGGTCCGGACCTGGCGGCATGCGCCGCCCGGGCAGGGCTGGAGGAGACCGTCTTCGTAAAGCGGCATGCTTCCGCGCAATATCGCGTTGCCATGATCGGCTTTATGCCGGGGTTTCCGTATTTGACCGGGCTGCCGCAGGAGTTGAGCCAGCCGCGGCTGGCTTCGCCGCGAAGCGCGGTGCCGGCTGGCTCCGTCGGCATTGCCGGCGGACACACCGGCATCTACCCGTTGGCGACGCCCGGCGGCTGGCAGCTGATCGGCCGTACGCCGCTTCGGTTGTTCGATCCGGGGCGGGCGGAACCTTTTCTGCTTCGCGCCGGCGATGTGCTTACCTTTGTGCCGATCCTTGCGGAGGAGTACGTGGACATGAAACCGGGAGCGGCTGAAGAATGA
- a CDS encoding VWA domain-containing protein — MRQRQVNKPAHRELAPNQGKVKSALLLFAAAAMLLAGCSSANDQNDAASNSAAENTSTSRDTSSNSEASDAGNSAASESDKTDSSHSEEPAPATDDDAPVDEGESAPGSQYDDSEPGQLTAGEWNDLTAWKEWMRLLNGGEGQDQQSYWSFYPKNRLEVVVTGGGKPVSDAEVSVVDGDGDTVWEARTNMDGEASAYAGLFDEQQSGEKYGVVIRSGNQEKRYENVPVPRGSTLKVEMEEAVKPSDDVDLMLVVDTTGSMQDELDFLKTELKDVVARALQDNGQQLGIRVSANFYRDRNDDYVVKDYPFTKDIDTVVKQLSQQSAGGGGDFPEAVDEALENAIQDHDWSGDARARLLFLVLDAPPHHERKVTKQLHELVETAAAEGIRIIPVASSGVDVQTEYLMRFMATATGGTYLFLTDHSGIGGDHMEPAVGEYEVKRLNDLLVEVIERYASENG, encoded by the coding sequence ATGCGACAAAGACAGGTAAACAAACCGGCACACAGAGAGCTAGCACCGAATCAAGGAAAGGTAAAGTCGGCGCTTCTGCTGTTCGCGGCGGCGGCCATGCTGCTGGCAGGCTGCTCGTCCGCGAACGATCAGAACGACGCTGCCAGCAACTCTGCGGCGGAGAACACGTCCACGTCGAGGGACACGAGCAGCAACAGCGAAGCAAGCGACGCGGGCAACAGCGCCGCAAGCGAGAGCGACAAGACGGATTCGAGCCACTCGGAAGAGCCGGCTCCAGCGACCGACGATGACGCGCCGGTCGATGAGGGCGAATCTGCGCCGGGCAGCCAGTACGACGACTCGGAGCCCGGCCAGCTGACCGCGGGCGAATGGAACGATTTGACGGCATGGAAAGAATGGATGAGGCTGCTGAACGGCGGGGAAGGCCAAGATCAGCAGTCCTATTGGTCGTTCTATCCGAAGAACCGGCTGGAAGTCGTCGTAACGGGCGGAGGCAAGCCCGTATCCGATGCGGAAGTCAGCGTTGTCGACGGGGATGGCGATACCGTATGGGAAGCTCGCACGAATATGGATGGCGAGGCGTCGGCCTATGCCGGACTGTTCGACGAACAACAGAGCGGAGAGAAGTACGGCGTCGTCATCCGCTCCGGCAATCAAGAGAAGCGTTACGAGAATGTGCCCGTTCCAAGGGGCTCCACGCTGAAGGTGGAGATGGAAGAAGCGGTTAAGCCTTCGGACGACGTCGATTTGATGCTTGTCGTCGACACGACGGGCTCGATGCAGGATGAGCTTGATTTTTTGAAGACGGAGCTGAAGGATGTCGTGGCGCGCGCTTTGCAGGATAACGGCCAGCAGCTGGGCATTCGGGTGAGCGCGAATTTTTACCGCGACCGGAACGACGATTACGTGGTGAAGGATTATCCGTTCACGAAGGATATCGATACGGTCGTCAAGCAGCTTTCGCAGCAAAGCGCGGGAGGCGGCGGCGATTTCCCGGAAGCGGTCGACGAGGCGTTGGAAAATGCGATCCAAGATCACGACTGGAGCGGCGACGCCCGCGCGAGGCTGCTGTTTCTCGTCCTCGACGCGCCGCCGCACCACGAGCGCAAAGTGACGAAGCAGCTTCATGAGCTGGTCGAAACGGCCGCGGCGGAGGGCATTCGGATTATTCCGGTCGCTTCGAGCGGCGTCGATGTGCAGACGGAATATTTGATGCGGTTTATGGCGACGGCGACAGGCGGCACTTATTTATTTTTGACCGACCACAGCGGCATCGGAGGCGACCACATGGAGCCGGCCGTTGGGGAATACGAGGTGAAACGTCTCAACGATTTGCTCGTCGAGGTCATTGAGCGTTATGCATCGGAGAACGGGTGA
- a CDS encoding PAS domain-containing sensor histidine kinase, with amino-acid sequence MNDANRHRYPEVIGQKVNGLLARLDEHISDPTFREDLTQMLKQLTDVKLALDESSIVAVTDRRGVIQYVNDKFCAISKYSRDELIGRDHRIINSGYHDKAFIRELWEAISSGHVWRGEIKNKAKDGTYYWVYTTIMPFLDESGTPYQYLAIRNEVTQLKLAEEELQRMMAQVMHIQEAERKRFSRELHDGIGQSLFGLAIQLDRIIGSRQGQGQGGGDQMEQSSAELSAIRQSVAQIIEEVRSLAWDLRPSVLDDLGVVPALRSYIDNFRQHNGIQVRFQCELRVRIDPRVETAVYRIVQEALTNAYKYAEAADIEVRIWDSQDQIMARIEDRGKGFDRKAVRQGVGLFSMEERARGISGTIDIQSSPGEGTVITLVAPKRL; translated from the coding sequence TTGAATGATGCGAACAGACACCGATACCCCGAGGTCATCGGCCAGAAAGTGAACGGGCTCTTGGCCCGGTTAGACGAGCACATCTCGGACCCGACCTTCCGGGAAGATTTGACGCAGATGCTCAAGCAGCTGACGGACGTCAAGCTCGCGCTCGACGAGTCGTCCATTGTCGCAGTGACGGACCGGCGCGGCGTCATCCAGTACGTGAACGATAAATTTTGCGCCATCTCCAAGTACTCCCGCGATGAGCTGATCGGCCGGGATCACCGCATTATCAATTCCGGTTACCATGACAAGGCGTTCATCCGAGAGCTTTGGGAGGCCATCAGCTCCGGGCATGTATGGCGCGGCGAAATTAAAAATAAAGCGAAAGACGGCACGTATTACTGGGTATACACGACGATCATGCCGTTTCTCGACGAGAGCGGGACGCCGTATCAATATTTGGCGATCCGCAACGAAGTGACGCAGCTGAAGCTGGCGGAGGAAGAGCTGCAGCGGATGATGGCGCAGGTGATGCACATCCAGGAGGCGGAGCGGAAACGATTTTCGCGCGAGCTGCATGACGGCATCGGGCAAAGTCTGTTCGGGCTTGCGATCCAGCTGGATCGAATCATCGGCAGCAGGCAGGGGCAGGGGCAAGGCGGCGGCGATCAAATGGAGCAGAGCAGCGCGGAGCTGTCCGCGATCCGGCAATCGGTCGCGCAAATTATCGAAGAGGTCCGAAGCTTGGCATGGGATCTGCGTCCATCCGTGCTTGACGATCTCGGCGTCGTGCCGGCGCTCCGCAGCTATATCGATAACTTTAGGCAGCATAACGGCATCCAGGTTCGTTTCCAATGCGAGCTGCGCGTGCGGATCGACCCTCGCGTGGAGACGGCGGTGTACCGGATCGTGCAGGAAGCGTTGACGAATGCATATAAATACGCAGAAGCGGCGGATATTGAAGTGCGAATCTGGGATTCGCAGGACCAGATTATGGCCCGCATCGAAGATCGGGGAAAAGGCTTTGACCGGAAAGCGGTCAGGCAGGGAGTAGGCTTGTTCAGCATGGAAGAACGCGCAAGGGGCATCAGCGGTACGATCGACATCCAATCCAGTCCGGGTGAAGGCACGGTCATTACGCTCGTAGCTCCGAAGCGGCTATAG